The following coding sequences are from one Roseburia hominis A2-183 window:
- a CDS encoding ComEC/Rec2 family competence protein: MMRFKHLFSTVIVVLFAVVLAACSHHTLVESKKDSTGYTPDPATEYLVTQYADATGVQGTFYTITNDTTLIIIDGGWADNASAVREVIAAHGNHVNAWILSHPHQDHAGAFNQIYASPDGITIDAVYDNGFDYDFIEAAGEPYDDITVMETYHTLTRDASNVTHLHRGDVLSICGLTFSVLNAYDDTVLQNVGDEKDYQNNASLLLKVSSANSSMLFCSDIKYDMNDSLLAACKDQLACDYVQTGHHGNWSFSEEFYDAAGASVYFIDAPSSITDNADFPASTLKSDLLAKGKTVLDFSTAPNTVTLK, translated from the coding sequence ATGATGCGTTTTAAACACCTTTTTTCCACTGTCATTGTCGTTCTTTTTGCCGTAGTTCTCGCGGCATGCTCCCATCATACACTCGTGGAATCCAAAAAAGATTCCACCGGCTACACCCCCGATCCCGCCACGGAATATCTGGTGACGCAATACGCGGATGCAACCGGTGTGCAGGGAACCTTTTACACCATCACGAACGATACCACCCTCATCATCATCGACGGGGGCTGGGCAGACAACGCCTCCGCCGTACGCGAGGTCATCGCCGCCCACGGGAACCATGTCAACGCCTGGATTCTCTCACATCCGCATCAGGATCACGCCGGCGCATTCAATCAGATCTACGCCTCACCAGACGGCATCACGATCGACGCCGTCTACGACAACGGTTTTGACTATGACTTTATCGAAGCGGCCGGAGAGCCGTACGATGACATTACAGTGATGGAGACCTACCACACGCTCACCCGGGATGCCTCCAACGTGACGCACCTGCACCGCGGCGACGTCCTCTCCATCTGCGGTCTGACGTTCTCCGTCCTAAATGCCTATGACGACACGGTTCTGCAGAATGTCGGAGATGAGAAAGATTACCAGAACAATGCTTCCCTCCTCTTAAAAGTAAGCAGCGCAAACAGCAGCATGCTCTTTTGTTCGGACATCAAATACGATATGAATGATTCCCTGCTTGCCGCATGCAAAGACCAGCTCGCCTGCGATTACGTGCAGACCGGCCACCACGGAAACTGGTCTTTCTCGGAGGAATTCTACGACGCAGCCGGCGCCTCCGTCTATTTTATCGACGCGCCTTCCTCCATCACCGACAACGCCGACTTTCCGGCGAGCACACTCAAATCCGACCTGCTCGCAAAAGGAAAGACGGTGCTTGATTTTAGCACCGCCCCGAATACTGTTACCTTGAAATGA
- a CDS encoding glycosyltransferase family 2 protein: MASQPEVTVIIPNYNGRKLLENCIQTLERQTCTDFKLLVVDNGSDDGSTEVTSSLDLTMLALKENTGFCGAVNEGIRRADTPYVILLNNDTEVLPEFVEELLAAIKKSDRIFSAGAMMIDYHDRERIDNAGDYYTAFGWAVARGKGKPLADFNRPCRVFSCCGGAVIYRTGLLREMGPFDERHFAYLEDVDMGYRAKIHGYINCYAPGARVYHVGSATTGTRYNEKKVFLAARNSMYLIYKNMPFLQLLINLPLILSGILIKSLFFLKKGFAGEYLRGIGAGITGCRGCKKVRFSWKNLGNYALIQLALWGNVIRILAGR, encoded by the coding sequence ATGGCGAGTCAGCCGGAAGTTACGGTGATTATTCCGAATTACAACGGAAGGAAGCTTTTGGAAAATTGTATACAGACCTTAGAGAGACAGACCTGCACGGATTTTAAGCTTCTGGTGGTGGACAACGGATCGGACGACGGCAGTACAGAGGTGACCTCCAGCCTGGATCTTACGATGCTTGCGCTAAAGGAGAATACGGGCTTCTGCGGAGCGGTGAACGAGGGCATCCGGCGCGCGGATACGCCGTATGTGATCCTGCTCAACAACGACACGGAGGTTCTGCCGGAATTCGTGGAGGAGCTGCTGGCTGCGATCAAAAAATCGGACCGCATCTTTTCCGCGGGGGCAATGATGATTGATTATCACGACAGAGAGCGCATCGATAATGCCGGCGACTATTACACGGCATTCGGATGGGCGGTGGCGCGCGGAAAAGGAAAACCGCTGGCGGATTTTAACAGACCGTGCCGTGTGTTTTCCTGTTGCGGCGGCGCTGTCATATACCGCACCGGGCTGCTGCGTGAAATGGGGCCGTTTGACGAGCGCCATTTTGCATATCTCGAGGATGTCGATATGGGGTATCGGGCAAAAATCCACGGATACATCAACTGCTATGCGCCCGGAGCGCGGGTGTATCATGTGGGGAGCGCTACTACAGGAACACGTTATAATGAGAAAAAGGTGTTCCTCGCGGCGCGCAATTCGATGTATCTGATCTACAAGAACATGCCATTTTTACAGCTGCTGATCAACCTGCCGCTGATCCTTTCAGGTATTCTCATCAAGAGTCTGTTTTTCCTGAAAAAGGGGTTTGCGGGAGAATATTTAAGGGGAATCGGTGCCGGGATTACCGGGTGCCGCGGATGCAAAAAAGTGCGGTTCTCATGGAAAAATCTGGGGAATTACGCGCTCATACAGCTGGCTTTGTGGGGCAATGTGATCCGGATTCTGGCAGGAAGATAA
- a CDS encoding glycosyltransferase family 2 protein, which yields MDTHKFFVEKMRFHLKEQDTLVFVGWFFDGSTKEHSIKAYLDNRELPLTVQVNRGAEVRQKYIRSINEIEEEVVGIIKLPPDWRNGRRVTLMAAYREEYKKSYAISTAKLGRLENEVSYYVENCHREGSQITVTGWCMSAGDIKLELLDGSRQPISEKVEHYYRKDLLSVFPECDKEAKPGFLVQGTAAGGQSGPFYLEMRGAKKHSRTRLTKWDEGTKLQYVIEKAGDTVRYLERNGISATAYKIKNKLMHKEGNTYENWRAKYLPSPEELQRQREDVFDAGPLFSLVVPLYKTKPQYLREMIDSVTAQTYGNWELCMALAASGEEDAALISILEEYAGRDARIHYQVLPENGGIAENTNAAFAMASGDYLVPVDHDDLVPENALYEFASAIRRDDAIDMLYSDEDKVSMDGRHFFEPHFKPDFDLDLLCSVNYICHLLAVRKDVAERAGSYQSAFDGAQDLDFILRCSEQAKKIYHVPKILYHWRCHMDSTASNPESKLYAFEAGRRAIEEHYRRLGIPARVENASFYGMYRTVYEWKEEPLVSIIIPNKDHAEDLKLCLDSIFTKSDYRNFEVVIVENNSTEPETFAYYKELEAGHENVKVVYYEGGFNYSKINNFGAAACRGDYFLLLNNDTEMIDGGCIREMLGYCMREDVGIVGAKLLYADDTIQHAGVILGFGGTAGHAFIGKSRYDTGYFGRILCAQDYSAVTAACMMTKREAFEAVGGMTEELAVAFNDVDYCLKVRKHGWLVVYDPYAEMHHYESKSRGYEDSPEKVERFNGEVEILLSRWRDQIEQGDPYYNPNLTLDNSDFSLRR from the coding sequence ATGGATACACATAAATTTTTTGTGGAAAAGATGCGGTTCCATCTGAAGGAACAGGACACGCTGGTCTTTGTCGGGTGGTTTTTTGATGGGAGTACGAAGGAACATTCCATCAAGGCATATCTGGACAACAGAGAGCTTCCGCTTACGGTACAGGTGAATCGCGGTGCGGAGGTCCGACAGAAATATATCCGCAGCATCAATGAGATCGAGGAGGAAGTGGTAGGCATCATAAAGCTTCCGCCGGACTGGCGCAATGGCCGCCGGGTGACATTGATGGCTGCTTACAGGGAAGAATATAAGAAATCTTATGCCATCTCGACAGCAAAGCTTGGCAGACTGGAGAATGAAGTCAGCTACTACGTGGAAAACTGTCACAGGGAGGGGAGCCAGATTACGGTCACTGGCTGGTGCATGTCGGCGGGGGATATCAAGCTTGAACTTCTCGACGGCAGCAGACAGCCGATTTCCGAGAAGGTGGAGCACTATTACCGCAAGGATCTTCTTTCTGTTTTTCCGGAATGTGATAAGGAGGCAAAGCCTGGCTTTCTGGTGCAGGGAACTGCAGCGGGAGGGCAGAGTGGTCCGTTTTATCTGGAGATGCGGGGGGCGAAGAAGCATTCGAGAACCAGACTCACGAAGTGGGACGAGGGCACAAAGCTGCAGTATGTAATCGAAAAAGCCGGGGATACCGTCCGCTATCTGGAGCGCAACGGAATCTCTGCAACTGCTTATAAGATTAAGAACAAGCTGATGCACAAAGAGGGCAATACCTATGAGAACTGGCGGGCGAAGTATCTCCCGTCACCGGAAGAACTGCAGCGCCAGAGAGAGGATGTGTTTGATGCGGGACCGTTGTTTTCGCTGGTCGTGCCGCTCTATAAGACGAAGCCGCAGTATCTGCGGGAGATGATTGATTCCGTGACGGCGCAGACTTACGGAAACTGGGAGCTGTGTATGGCGCTTGCCGCATCCGGGGAAGAGGATGCAGCACTGATCTCCATTCTGGAGGAGTATGCCGGGCGTGATGCGCGGATTCACTATCAGGTGCTGCCGGAGAACGGAGGAATCGCGGAAAATACGAACGCCGCGTTTGCAATGGCTTCCGGAGACTATCTTGTACCGGTGGATCATGACGATCTCGTGCCGGAAAATGCGCTATACGAATTTGCGTCGGCGATCCGCAGGGATGACGCGATTGATATGCTCTACTCCGATGAGGACAAGGTCAGCATGGACGGCAGACACTTTTTTGAGCCGCATTTCAAACCGGACTTTGATCTGGATCTGCTGTGCAGCGTGAATTATATCTGCCACCTGCTCGCGGTGCGAAAAGATGTGGCGGAACGTGCGGGGAGCTACCAGAGCGCGTTTGACGGCGCGCAGGATCTGGACTTTATCCTAAGATGCAGCGAGCAGGCCAAAAAGATTTATCATGTGCCAAAGATTTTGTACCATTGGCGCTGTCATATGGACTCGACCGCTTCCAATCCGGAGAGCAAGCTCTATGCGTTTGAGGCGGGACGGCGCGCCATCGAGGAGCATTACCGCAGACTGGGAATACCGGCGCGCGTGGAAAATGCATCGTTCTACGGAATGTACCGCACGGTCTACGAGTGGAAAGAGGAACCTCTGGTATCTATTATCATACCAAACAAGGATCACGCGGAGGATTTAAAGCTGTGTCTGGATTCCATTTTTACAAAATCCGACTACCGGAATTTTGAGGTTGTGATTGTGGAAAATAACAGTACCGAGCCGGAGACGTTTGCTTATTATAAGGAACTTGAGGCGGGGCATGAAAATGTCAAGGTGGTGTACTACGAGGGCGGCTTTAACTACTCAAAGATCAATAATTTTGGCGCAGCGGCATGCAGGGGAGATTATTTCCTGCTGCTGAACAATGATACGGAGATGATCGATGGGGGCTGTATCCGGGAGATGCTCGGATATTGTATGAGAGAGGATGTCGGAATTGTAGGTGCCAAGCTTTTATATGCGGACGATACGATCCAGCATGCCGGTGTGATTTTAGGTTTTGGCGGCACGGCGGGACATGCTTTCATTGGAAAATCCAGATACGATACGGGATATTTTGGCAGAATTCTGTGCGCGCAGGATTATTCCGCGGTTACCGCAGCGTGCATGATGACGAAGCGTGAGGCGTTTGAGGCGGTCGGGGGAATGACCGAGGAACTCGCCGTGGCGTTCAATGATGTGGACTACTGCCTGAAAGTAAGAAAGCACGGATGGCTCGTCGTGTACGATCCCTACGCGGAAATGCACCACTACGAATCGAAGTCGAGAGGCTATGAGGATTCCCCGGAAAAAGTCGAGCGCTTTAACGGCGAGGTGGAGATTCTGCTTTCGCGTTGGAGAGATCAGATTGAGCAGGGAGATCCCTACTACAATCCGAATCTGACACTGGACAATTCTGATTTTTCGCTGCGCAGATAA
- a CDS encoding glycosyltransferase family 2 protein gives MRVDIIIPTYKPDDTFCLLLQKLQEQTFVIHELILVNTEEALWNEAVRKYPIEQIRKELPFSSRIFHMTRENFDHGGARNMGAGYSEADILIFMTQDAVPADERLVEHLVHALTSGAHGPGTPAKGAVAVAYARQLPREDCGIIERYTRQFNYPDEGCVKSREDIPRLGIKTFFCSDVCAAYRRDLFEQLGGFESPVIFNEDMFFAAHAVQEGYKVAYAADAEVVHSHNYSVKQQFHRNFDLAVSQTAHPEIFEQVSSEAEGMRLVKNTMGYLCKIHKPYLIWKLGWQCVGRYAGYFLGKRYQKLGRRQILKCTMSPYYWKRIWSEK, from the coding sequence ATGCGTGTAGATATCATAATTCCGACTTACAAACCGGATGACACTTTTTGTCTGCTCCTGCAAAAATTGCAGGAGCAGACCTTTGTTATACATGAACTTATTCTGGTTAATACCGAGGAAGCACTGTGGAATGAGGCTGTACGGAAGTATCCGATCGAACAGATTCGGAAGGAGCTTCCGTTTTCTAGCCGCATTTTTCACATGACCAGAGAGAACTTTGACCACGGCGGTGCCAGGAATATGGGAGCGGGGTATTCCGAAGCGGATATTCTGATATTCATGACACAGGATGCGGTGCCGGCAGACGAAAGGCTGGTGGAACATCTGGTGCATGCGCTCACATCCGGTGCGCACGGTCCGGGGACTCCAGCCAAAGGTGCGGTTGCGGTCGCGTATGCAAGGCAGCTCCCGCGGGAGGACTGCGGCATCATCGAGCGCTATACCAGACAGTTTAATTATCCCGATGAGGGATGCGTCAAGAGCCGTGAGGACATACCGCGGCTTGGCATTAAGACTTTTTTCTGCTCGGACGTGTGCGCTGCATACCGCAGGGATCTGTTTGAGCAGCTCGGCGGATTTGAATCGCCGGTTATTTTTAACGAGGATATGTTTTTTGCGGCGCATGCAGTGCAGGAAGGATACAAGGTTGCGTATGCGGCGGACGCCGAGGTGGTTCATTCGCACAACTATTCGGTGAAGCAGCAGTTTCACCGCAATTTTGATCTGGCGGTGTCCCAGACGGCACATCCGGAGATCTTTGAGCAGGTCAGCTCGGAGGCGGAGGGCATGCGTCTGGTGAAAAATACGATGGGTTATCTGTGTAAGATTCACAAGCCGTATCTGATCTGGAAGTTAGGGTGGCAGTGTGTCGGCAGGTACGCCGGCTATTTTCTGGGAAAACGCTATCAGAAGCTTGGCAGAAGACAGATCTTGAAGTGTACCATGAGTCCGTATTACTGGAAGCGGATATGGTCAGAAAAGTAG
- a CDS encoding LCP family protein has product MSSSGNSRNGAHSSNGAHSSNRTQTGGSGHPQKKPLTKAQKAAIRKKKRQKKIILVVVEILVLLLLAVVLFAVVKLSKIQKDTSFNESDLEVNEGISSESQQIMKGYTTIALFGLDNRSNGNLSKGNSDVIMIASINNDTHEVKLVSVYRDSYLDIGNSTYRKCNAAYANGGPEQAISMLNTNLDLNITDYVTVDFNAVVECVDLLGGVEMTVTDEEAVLMHGYMDEISKLTKKKSKYLPGAGTYTMDGVQACAFARIRYTAGDDYKRTERQRAVLTAMIQKAQKADLKTINSLIDEVFGDIKTSYSNTDLIALASQVFNYSLGETTGFPFEKNTVTLGSKGSVVVPCDLKSNVIQLHQFLYDDTEYEPTDTVKSNSEKIISDTGFHQGDGY; this is encoded by the coding sequence ATGAGTAGTAGTGGCAACAGCAGAAATGGGGCACATAGCAGCAACGGGGCGCACAGCAGCAACCGGACACAGACAGGCGGCAGCGGACATCCGCAGAAGAAGCCGCTGACAAAAGCACAGAAGGCAGCGATCCGCAAGAAGAAGCGTCAGAAGAAGATTATTCTCGTTGTGGTTGAGATCCTGGTACTTCTGCTTCTGGCAGTTGTATTGTTTGCGGTAGTGAAGCTCTCCAAGATCCAGAAAGATACTTCTTTCAATGAGAGTGATCTGGAAGTTAACGAGGGAATTTCCTCAGAATCCCAGCAGATCATGAAGGGGTATACGACGATAGCGCTGTTCGGACTGGACAACCGTTCCAACGGCAACTTATCCAAGGGTAACAGCGACGTGATTATGATTGCGAGCATCAACAACGATACACATGAGGTGAAGCTGGTATCTGTGTACAGAGATTCCTATCTCGACATCGGCAACAGCACCTACCGGAAATGTAATGCAGCCTATGCGAACGGCGGACCGGAGCAGGCGATCTCCATGTTAAATACGAACCTTGATTTAAATATTACGGATTATGTGACCGTGGACTTTAATGCGGTGGTAGAGTGTGTGGATCTTCTCGGCGGTGTTGAGATGACCGTAACCGATGAGGAAGCGGTGCTGATGCACGGCTACATGGATGAGATCTCCAAGCTGACCAAGAAGAAATCCAAGTATCTGCCGGGAGCCGGCACCTACACAATGGATGGTGTACAGGCATGTGCATTCGCGCGTATCCGTTATACGGCCGGTGATGACTATAAGCGTACCGAGCGTCAGAGAGCAGTGCTCACGGCGATGATCCAGAAGGCGCAGAAGGCCGATCTCAAGACGATCAACAGCCTGATTGACGAGGTATTCGGCGATATTAAGACAAGCTACAGTAACACCGACCTGATTGCACTTGCATCCCAGGTATTCAATTACAGCCTTGGCGAGACGACCGGATTCCCGTTTGAGAAGAATACGGTCACGCTCGGTTCCAAGGGAAGTGTGGTAGTACCGTGTGATCTGAAATCCAACGTCATTCAGCTGCATCAGTTCCTGTACGATGATACGGAATATGAGCCGACAGACACGGTAAAGAGCAACAGTGAAAAGATTATCAGTGATACCGGATTCCACCAGGGAGATGGCTATTGA
- a CDS encoding undecaprenyl-phosphate glucose phosphotransferase — MIKDNQQYFNKLHVLIDALVIIVSYVFAWWLKFLSGILDHEVGVLSFEFYMRALLLIVPVYILLYYAFNLYTSKRVQGRRLEFSNIVMANTVGLLLMFAALFTLTSYNPQYRNFSREMLFYFYVTNIVMEEIVRLLIRRFLRSIRRRGYNLKHILLVGYSRAAEQYIDRIQQNPQWGYNVRGVLDDNIARGISYKGVKVIGSIGNLNYILPQNSLDEIAITLGLEEYYKLEKIVAECEKSGVHTKFIPDYGNIIPTRPYTEDLLGLPVINIRYVPLSNTFNAFVKRCMDVVGSIVCIILFSPVMLLSAILVKATSKGPLIFAQERVGLHNKPFQMYKFRTMYVQTEEEEQKGWTKKNDPRVTGVGKFLRKTSLDEFPQLFNVLKGDMSLVGPRPERPQYVEKFREEIPRYMIKHQVRPGMTGWAQVNGYRGDTSIRKRIEHDLYYIENWTLGLDVKILFLTVFKGFINKNAY, encoded by the coding sequence ATGATAAAAGACAATCAGCAGTACTTTAATAAGCTGCATGTACTGATCGATGCCTTGGTTATCATCGTATCGTATGTGTTTGCATGGTGGCTGAAGTTCCTGAGCGGTATTCTGGATCATGAAGTCGGCGTACTCTCATTTGAGTTCTATATGAGGGCGCTGCTGCTCATTGTTCCGGTGTATATTTTGTTGTATTATGCGTTCAATCTGTACACGTCCAAGCGCGTGCAGGGGAGACGGCTGGAGTTTTCCAACATTGTGATGGCGAATACGGTTGGACTGCTGCTGATGTTTGCGGCTCTCTTTACCCTGACGTCTTACAATCCGCAGTATCGCAACTTTTCACGGGAGATGCTTTTCTATTTCTACGTGACCAATATTGTGATGGAAGAGATTGTCCGCCTTTTGATCCGCAGATTTCTGCGAAGTATTCGCAGAAGGGGATACAATTTAAAGCACATTCTGCTCGTCGGCTATTCAAGAGCGGCAGAGCAGTATATCGACAGAATTCAGCAGAATCCGCAGTGGGGATACAATGTGCGAGGGGTATTGGATGACAATATTGCCAGAGGCATCTCCTATAAGGGAGTGAAGGTCATCGGCAGTATTGGTAATCTCAACTACATCCTGCCGCAGAACAGTCTCGATGAGATTGCAATCACCCTCGGACTGGAAGAATATTATAAGCTGGAAAAAATAGTTGCGGAGTGTGAGAAGTCCGGCGTGCACACCAAGTTCATTCCGGATTACGGCAACATCATACCTACGAGACCTTACACGGAGGATCTTCTGGGTCTCCCCGTGATCAATATCCGCTATGTGCCGCTGTCCAACACGTTCAACGCATTTGTGAAGCGCTGTATGGATGTGGTGGGATCGATTGTGTGTATCATCCTCTTTTCACCGGTGATGCTGCTGTCGGCAATCCTTGTCAAGGCGACATCGAAGGGACCGCTGATCTTTGCACAGGAGAGAGTGGGGCTGCACAATAAGCCGTTTCAGATGTACAAGTTCCGCACCATGTATGTGCAGACGGAGGAGGAAGAACAGAAAGGCTGGACGAAGAAGAACGATCCGCGTGTCACAGGAGTCGGAAAGTTCTTGCGCAAGACAAGCCTGGACGAATTCCCACAGTTATTTAATGTGCTGAAGGGCGATATGAGTCTGGTGGGACCAAGACCCGAGCGTCCGCAGTATGTAGAGAAATTCCGGGAAGAGATCCCGAGATATATGATCAAGCATCAGGTGCGTCCGGGAATGACCGGCTGGGCTCAGGTCAACGGATACCGTGGAGACACGTCGATCCGCAAGCGCATTGAGCATGATCTGTACTACATCGAGAACTGGACACTAGGGCTGGATGTCAAGATTCTGTTCCTCACGGTTTTCAAGGGATTTATCAATAAAAATGCATATTAG
- a CDS encoding glycosyltransferase family 2 protein has protein sequence MKITVQKVIKGVRYLKHYGVKEFFIRLQEKMEAENVPYEPWYEHHKATEETLRRQRKQSAAWKGAPRVSIVVPLYCTNETFLREMIGSVQVQSYENWELCLADGSPKEEAVRLEAVVRECAGEDARICYRRLEKNLGIAGNTNAAIAMAHGEWIALLDHDDLLAPDALYETVHLILRGPKDETGVAATGFHKAGAQYDMIYTDEDKVDMDGKTHFQPHFKPDINIDLLRSNNYITHFTMMRKTLLEKAGMIREEYDGAQDYDLFLRCVECAEAIGHVPRVLYHWRCHTESTSENPFSKQYAVDAGRRALEDHLKRQGIAGEVTATKDMGFYTVRYPYSGNPLVSIVIPSRDEVETLKKCLAAIQKTHYANYEVIVVENNSAPETFDFYRSITSEEVKEGEAVCYEGTLSGGQRICVAVWKEGFNYSALNNFGVSHAKGEYLVLMNNDIEMITEDWLEEMLGTCQRREVGVVGAKLYYPDDTVQHAGIVVGIGGNARGIGQNMFMGLQRARSGYLHKASLAMDYSAVTAACLMVKRSIYEAVGGFEEKLAVAFNDVDFCLKVRKEGYLVVYQPRVEAYHYESKSRGSEDSPEKVARFGREIEYMRNHWIGILKNGDPYYNPNFSTVYPNYALRDYH, from the coding sequence ATGAAGATTACAGTGCAGAAGGTTATCAAAGGGGTGCGTTATCTGAAGCATTACGGAGTGAAGGAGTTTTTCATCCGGCTGCAGGAGAAGATGGAAGCGGAAAATGTGCCGTATGAGCCATGGTATGAGCATCACAAGGCGACGGAGGAGACGCTGCGCCGTCAGCGGAAGCAGTCTGCTGCGTGGAAGGGAGCACCCCGCGTCAGCATCGTGGTGCCGCTCTATTGTACCAATGAGACATTCCTGCGGGAGATGATCGGTTCGGTGCAGGTGCAGAGCTACGAAAACTGGGAACTCTGTCTGGCAGACGGAAGCCCGAAGGAAGAGGCGGTGCGTCTTGAGGCGGTTGTGCGGGAATGTGCCGGAGAGGATGCACGCATCTGTTACCGCAGACTGGAAAAAAATCTTGGAATTGCCGGCAATACCAATGCGGCGATTGCAATGGCGCACGGGGAGTGGATTGCACTTTTAGATCATGACGATCTGCTGGCGCCGGACGCACTGTATGAGACCGTGCATCTGATTCTGCGGGGACCGAAGGATGAGACCGGAGTTGCCGCGACCGGTTTTCACAAAGCCGGTGCGCAGTATGACATGATCTACACGGATGAAGACAAGGTGGACATGGATGGAAAAACGCATTTCCAGCCGCACTTTAAGCCAGACATCAATATCGATCTGCTCCGATCCAACAACTATATCACGCACTTTACCATGATGCGGAAAACGCTTCTGGAGAAAGCCGGCATGATCCGTGAGGAGTATGACGGTGCGCAGGATTACGACCTGTTTCTGCGCTGCGTGGAATGCGCAGAGGCCATCGGACATGTGCCGCGGGTGCTCTACCACTGGCGCTGTCACACGGAATCGACGTCGGAAAACCCGTTTTCCAAGCAGTATGCGGTGGATGCGGGACGGCGCGCGCTCGAGGATCATCTGAAGCGTCAGGGGATTGCGGGGGAAGTGACGGCGACAAAGGATATGGGCTTTTACACGGTGCGCTATCCTTACAGCGGCAATCCGCTGGTCTCGATCGTGATACCGAGCAGGGATGAAGTGGAGACGTTAAAAAAATGTCTTGCAGCCATTCAAAAAACGCATTATGCAAATTATGAAGTCATTGTGGTGGAGAATAACAGCGCTCCGGAGACATTTGACTTTTACCGCTCGATCACATCCGAAGAGGTGAAAGAGGGCGAAGCGGTGTGCTATGAGGGAACCTTATCCGGCGGACAGCGGATCTGCGTGGCAGTCTGGAAGGAAGGGTTTAATTATTCGGCGCTTAACAATTTCGGCGTCTCTCATGCAAAGGGCGAATATCTGGTGCTTATGAACAATGACATCGAGATGATTACCGAAGACTGGCTCGAAGAGATGCTTGGCACCTGCCAGCGCAGGGAGGTCGGTGTCGTGGGAGCGAAGCTGTATTATCCGGATGATACCGTGCAGCATGCGGGAATCGTTGTCGGAATCGGCGGCAATGCGCGTGGCATCGGGCAGAACATGTTTATGGGACTGCAGAGAGCGCGCAGCGGATACCTGCACAAGGCGTCGCTTGCGATGGATTACTCGGCGGTCACGGCGGCATGCCTGATGGTAAAGCGGAGTATCTACGAGGCGGTGGGCGGATTTGAGGAAAAGCTTGCCGTGGCGTTCAATGATGTGGACTTCTGTCTGAAAGTCCGCAAAGAGGGTTACCTTGTGGTGTACCAGCCGCGGGTGGAAGCCTATCACTACGAATCCAAATCGCGCGGAAGCGAGGATTCCCCGGAAAAAGTGGCGCGCTTCGGACGGGAGATCGAATATATGCGGAATCACTGGATCGGCATTTTAAAGAACGGTGATCCCTACTACAATCCAAACTTTTCAACGGTATATCCGAATTATGCGCTGAGAGATTATCATTAA
- a CDS encoding DNA-directed RNA polymerase subunit M encodes MMKVYICPSCGWMRVVSRRKDVECYKCSEPQMVLAKMDFGKYTEMSEEERKDYSDGWLYIHQKKH; translated from the coding sequence ATGATGAAGGTATATATATGTCCGTCCTGCGGCTGGATGCGCGTAGTGTCCAGACGCAAGGATGTGGAATGCTACAAGTGCAGTGAGCCGCAGATGGTTCTTGCAAAAATGGATTTCGGTAAGTACACGGAAATGTCAGAAGAGGAAAGGAAAGATTATTCCGATGGATGGCTTTACATCCATCAGAAGAAGCATTGA